The window CGATTGCGCTTATCTTCGATGTCATCGGTGCTGGAGCGCCATTCTGGTGGCTGGTCGGCAAATCTCTCGACCTGCTAATTGGCATAGCCCATTTTACGGCCGATCAACCCGGCGCAGTCAAACTGATCCCACAGATGACCTTGGGCACTGTCCTGCTCTTTGTCGCTGGGGGTCTCTGGCTGGCGTTGTGGCGTGGCAGGGCGCGATTGCTTGGATTTGTGCCTGCTGCGATTGGTTGCATCGTCCTGGCGATCACACCCGTGCCAGATGTGTTGATTTCTGGCGACGGGCGCCACGTCGGCGTCACGGGAGAGGATGATCGCCTGCTGGTCCTGCGTGATACGAGAAGCAGCTTTACGCGCGACAATTTGCTTGAGCTTGCCGGGGTAGAGGGTGAACCACTGCCACTAGCTGAATGGCCGGGGGCGGAATGCAGTCGCGATTTCTGCGTGATTGCGCTCAATAGGGGCGGGCGTGACTGGCACATCTTGATGAGCCGAAGCCGCGATATCGTCGCCGAACGCGCCCTCGCTGCCGCTTGCGAGCGCGCTGATATCGTCATCGCCGATCGCTGGTTACCCCGAAGCTGCGAGCCGCGCTGGCTGAAGGCGGATGGCCGGATGTTGAGCGCGACCGGAGGGCTTGCCATCAACCTTGGTGACGAAAGCTATCGCTCGGTTGCCCAAAGCGAAGGTGATCATGGCTGGTGGCGCGGCAGGCGGGAAGAGGACTGACCCGCTCCGCGTCTGCTCAATGCGCGAGACTCCAAAGAGAAAACGCCGCGCTGTCCCGGAGACTGCGCGGCGCTTCCTCTGGAATGCAAAAACTAAATCTAGTGGTAGCGGCGCAGCAGTCCGGCAAGCTTGCCTTGCACTTCGACCTGACTGTCAGCGTAAACCTGCGGATCGTAAGAGGAATTCGCCGGATCGAGCCGAATGCTGCTGCCTTCATGGAAGAGATACTTCAGCGTTGCTTCCTCACCATTGACGAGTGCAACCACGATATCTCCATCACGCGCAGTATTGCCCTTCTTCACGAGAGCGTAATCGCCGTCGAAGATGCCGGCCTCGATCATAGAGTCGCCGGAAACTTCCAGAGCGTAATGCTCGCCAGAGCCGAGCAAAGCTGCGGGAACCGGAAGGGACTGGCTGTCTTCCAGCGCCTCGATCGGAACACCTGCGGCGATGCGGCCGTGCAGAGGGATTTCGATCACGTCATTGGCGGGCGCAGGCGCGGAAGCAGGCGGCGTTGTGGCCTTGGCGACCGCATCATTCGCAACGTTGTCCGGCATTTTGACGACTTCGAGCGCACGGGCGCGGTTGGGAAGCCTGCGGATAAAGCCACGCTCTTCCAAAGCCGAAATCAGGCGGTGAACACCCGATTTGCTCTTCAGATCGAGCGCCTCTTTCATCTCTTCAAAGCTGGGCGAAATGCCCGCCTCTTCCAGACGACGATTGATGAATAACAGCAATTCATGTTGCTTCGCGGTCAGCATGCGCTTGTCCCTCACTCAAATGTTCCACATCGGGAACGAATAAAGAACAATTATGAAACAGAATTGCTGAAGTCAAGCGATACCGCCATTTTCGAGCAAATAGGCTTTAACCGGTGTTCCCACCTCTTGGGGGCCAGACCCTTCCGGTCGCTCGATGAGGGCATTGGCGGCTGCAAGTGCGCGCAGGGCGCTGCTGTCATTCTCGTTCACCGGGGTGATCTCGCCGCCTGCTAGGTGCGCGCGAACGAACTCGCGCCTGTCACCCACCGGCGGCAGCTTCGCCGTAAGTTTCGCCATGACGGTCGTGGGTAATGATGCGGATGGCCCAGCGAGGCGGCGGAGCAGCGGTAGCAAGAACAAATAGCCGGTAACGAAACTCGAGACCGGATTACCTGGCAGGCCAAGGATGATAGTCTTGCCTTTGCGCGCGACCATCAACGGCTTTCCCGGCTTCATCGCAACACGCCAGAAGTCCAGCGTGGCGCCCCAGTCTTCGAGGGCGGGACGCACGAGGTCGTGATCGCCGACAGAAGCGCCGCCGCAGGTAACGATCACATCCGCCTCGGTTTGATCGAATGCGGCGATGAGTTGCGCCTTATCGTCGGCGATCGGTCCGATCACCTTACATTGGGAAGCATAGGGCGCGGCCATCGCGGCGAGCATGGGGCCATTTGTGGCGGGGATTTGGTGATCTGCGGACTCCAAGGGGTCTGCTGCAAGCTCGTCGCCGCATTCGATAATTGTGATCTGCGGCAATTTCCCTGCGTTGATTGTCGAATGTCCCCCAGCTAGCGCAACGGCAATCTGCGCGGGACCGATCCGCGTTCCTGATTTAAGAAGCGCATCGCCTTTGCGGAAATCGAAGCCTTGCTTGCGAACGTATTGCGGGCTGGCTGAGTGACTATCCGTCACTGACAGAGTGTCGCCTTCGCGGTGCGCGTGCTCCTGCAAAAGCACCGCGCCGCCGGCGTCCGGCATGTGCGCGCCGGTTGAGATACGTATCGCCTCTCCATGCTTCAGCGAGCCTGCAAATGGATGACCCGCGGCGCTTTCACCAATGATGCGCCACGGTCCCGCCAGATCGTCTGCACGAATGGCATAACCATCCATTGCGGAAAGATCTGCCGCCGGATTTTCGCGTAAAGAACACAGATTGTCGGCAAGATAGCGGCCCGCTGCCGTGGATACGGGAAATATTTCGGATTCCAGCGGCTCAGCAAGCTCAAGAAGTCGCTTTTGCGCTTCCTCCAAGGGAATCGGCGGGGGAGGGCTCACCTTGCCTCGCTCGCGTGCCAGTCACCGCTCTTGCCCCCGGTCTTCGACAGCAGCCGCACCTGCTCGATCACCATGCCTTTTTCGAGCGCTTTAGCCATGTCGTAAAGTGTCAGGAGTGCGATGGAAGCTGCTGTAAGCGCTTCCATTTCAACGCCGGTCTTGCCAGAAAGGCGCGCGGTCGCAGTGACCGCAATGCTCTCTTCATGAAAGGCAAAGTCGATTGTGACGCTGTCCAGCGGAAGCGGATGGCAGAGCGGGATGAGATCAGCGGTCTTTTTCGCCGCCATAATTCCGGCAATCCGCGCAGTGCCCAGCACATCGCCCTTGGGCGTGTTACCTTCACTAATGGTAGCGATTGTACTGGCTGAAGCGCGCAAAAAGCCCGCAGCAGTTGCGCTCCGCTCGGTCACTTGCTTGGCGCCGACATCGACCATGCGCGCCGCGCCGTCATCATCCAGATGGGTAAGCTCAGACATGGCAGGCGACCTATCGCAGATCGCCCGCCATGTCAGCTAGTTCGAGGATATCAGTCGAGCATCGATGGCGGAACCTTGCCGCCCTCGGCTGCGATTTTCGCCATCACCTGACGGTGCAGCCAGATGTTTTCTTCGGCCTTGCCCGAATAATCATTGTCACCCAGCTCAGCGGCCAGCTCCTTGCGGTTCTCATAGCTTGGGTCGATGCCGACGAGCTTCATCAGATCGACAATCGAAGTCCGCCAGTTGAGCTTGTCTGCGCCCGGCTTGTTCTCCAGCGCTTCTTCCAAATCCATTGTGCTGACAGGCCGCGGGCGGCCTGCCTCGACAGTCTTCGACGCGGGTTTCGCGCCGTGCTCCACCTTCTTGTCGTCGTCATCGTCGCCGAAAATCGCGTTCTTTATCGAGCTGAAAATACCCATAATTGCATCCCCTTCATGAAAGTTGGTCAGGGGTGTAACATAGGCACGGTTGGGCGCATTTGCGAAGAATGATTTGTAAAGTCTAGTGACCGAGTAGGCTACGGGTTGCCGCCTCGACATCCTCTTGCCGCATCAGGCTTTCCCCGACGAGGAAACAGCGCACACCACTTTCGGCAAGACGCAAGCAGTCTTCATGCGAGTTGATGCCGCTTTCACCCACCAGCAGGCTGCCCTCCGGAGCGAGCGGCGCGAGGCGTTCGGTCGTGCTGAGGTCGGTGGTGAACGTCTTCAGATTGCGATTGTTGACGCCGATCAGGCGAGAGGTGAG is drawn from Aurantiacibacter sp. MUD61 and contains these coding sequences:
- the lexA gene encoding transcriptional repressor LexA yields the protein MLTAKQHELLLFINRRLEEAGISPSFEEMKEALDLKSKSGVHRLISALEERGFIRRLPNRARALEVVKMPDNVANDAVAKATTPPASAPAPANDVIEIPLHGRIAAGVPIEALEDSQSLPVPAALLGSGEHYALEVSGDSMIEAGIFDGDYALVKKGNTARDGDIVVALVNGEEATLKYLFHEGSSIRLDPANSSYDPQVYADSQVEVQGKLAGLLRRYH
- a CDS encoding molybdopterin molybdotransferase MoeA codes for the protein MSPPPPIPLEEAQKRLLELAEPLESEIFPVSTAAGRYLADNLCSLRENPAADLSAMDGYAIRADDLAGPWRIIGESAAGHPFAGSLKHGEAIRISTGAHMPDAGGAVLLQEHAHREGDTLSVTDSHSASPQYVRKQGFDFRKGDALLKSGTRIGPAQIAVALAGGHSTINAGKLPQITIIECGDELAADPLESADHQIPATNGPMLAAMAAPYASQCKVIGPIADDKAQLIAAFDQTEADVIVTCGGASVGDHDLVRPALEDWGATLDFWRVAMKPGKPLMVARKGKTIILGLPGNPVSSFVTGYLFLLPLLRRLAGPSASLPTTVMAKLTAKLPPVGDRREFVRAHLAGGEITPVNENDSSALRALAAANALIERPEGSGPQEVGTPVKAYLLENGGIA
- the moaC gene encoding cyclic pyranopterin monophosphate synthase MoaC, with the translated sequence MSELTHLDDDGAARMVDVGAKQVTERSATAAGFLRASASTIATISEGNTPKGDVLGTARIAGIMAAKKTADLIPLCHPLPLDSVTIDFAFHEESIAVTATARLSGKTGVEMEALTAASIALLTLYDMAKALEKGMVIEQVRLLSKTGGKSGDWHASEAR
- a CDS encoding DUF3597 domain-containing protein, which produces MGIFSSIKNAIFGDDDDDKKVEHGAKPASKTVEAGRPRPVSTMDLEEALENKPGADKLNWRTSIVDLMKLVGIDPSYENRKELAAELGDNDYSGKAEENIWLHRQVMAKIAAEGGKVPPSMLD